From the genome of Grus americana isolate bGruAme1 chromosome 9, bGruAme1.mat, whole genome shotgun sequence, one region includes:
- the NEU4 gene encoding sialidase-4 isoform X1 has protein sequence MMDPGHLACSFALGVKIAGQQLSPGSRRDAVGGEQDAMGSRYFPARTVLFEKESNGVTYRVPALLYLPCMAKLLAFAEERLSADDAHANLLVLRRGTVYGSYVEWEDMRVLETATLQHHRSMNPCPLYDEFTGTLFLFFITVLGRTPEAYQIVTGQNVTRLCCVTSTDQGLSWSTATDLTQQVIGGAIKDWATFALGPGHGIQLRSGRLLVPAYSYHIDCKECFGQLCKTTPHSFAFYSDDHGQGWRFGEFIPNLQTGECQLVSVDEEDGSNVLYCNARSPLGFRVQALSTDDGAVFHGGQLVQRLVEPPHGCHGSVIGFPAPFVYVPAAPRAPVMPLRGSARRLLPGILPGFRYLPARQPARDDLPATATDSHHEPAEPEEGCPTPGHHGHARGITSARGDPAANPSPAPFFQAPTWVLYSHPTSSMSRVNMGVHLSTFPRDVESWTEPWVIYEGPSAYSDLAYMELPYNEASISGGPAVAFACLYENGTRSPYEQISFSMFSLHDVLQNIPLTATVSRRDGSPPRHGKRGRRGCLVS, from the exons ATGATGGATCCGGGTCACCTGGCTTGCAGCTTCGCCTTGGGGGTGAAGATAGCtgggcagcagctcagcccGGGAAGCAGGAGAGATGCTGTCGGAGGGGAGCAGG ACGCCATGGGCTCCCGGTACTTCCCCGCCCGGACCGTGCTCTTCGAGAAGGAGTCCAACGGCGTCACGTACCGCGTGCCCGCGCTGCTCTACCTGCCCTGCATGGCCAAGCTGCTGGCTTTTGCGGAGGAGCGGCTGAGCGCTGACGATGCCCACGCCAATCTGCTGGTGCTGCGCCGTGGCACCGTCTACGGGAGCTACGTGGAG TGGGAAGATATGCGCGTGCTGGAGACGGCGACACTGCAGCACCACCGGTCAATGAACCCCTGCCCGCTCTACGATGAGTTCACCGGcaccctcttcctcttcttcatcaCGGTGCTGGGCAGGACGCCTGAAGCCTACCAGATTGTCACCGGCCAAAACGTCACCCGCCTCTGCTGCGTCACCAGCACCGACCAGGGCCTGAGCTGGAGCACGGCCACGGACCTGACGCAGCAGGTCATTGGTGGGGCCATCAAAg aTTGGGCAACATTTGCGCTGGGCCCCGGGCACGGGATCCAGCTGCGGTCCGGCCGGCTGCTGGTGCCTGCCTACAGCTACCACATCGACTGCAAGGAGTGCTTCGGCCAGCTCTGCAAGACCACCCCTCACTCCTTTGCCTTCTACAGCGACGACCATGGCCAGGGCTGGCGCTTCGGGGAGTTCATCCCCAACCTGCAGACGGGCGAGTGCCAGCTAGTCTCGGTGGATGAGGAGGATGGCTCCAACGTCCTCTACTGCAACGCCCGCAGCCCCTTGGGCTTCAGGGTCCAGGCGCTCAGCACGGACGACGGTGCCGTCTTCCACGGGGGGCAGCTGGTCCAGCGGTTGGTTGAGCCCCCCCATGGCTGTCACGGCAGCGTCATCGGCTTCCCCGCACCTTTTGTGTatgtccctgctgccccccgggCTCCCGTGATGCCCCTTCGGGGCTCAGCTCgccggctgctccctgggataCTCCCGGGGTTTCGGTACCTGCCCGCCCGGCAGCCAGCGCGCGATGACCTGCCTGCCACGGCCACCGATAGCCACCATGAGCCAGCTGAGCCTGAGGAGGGCTGTCCTACCCCAGGGCATCATGGCCATGCCCGTGGCATCACCTCAGCCCGAGGGGATCCTGCAGCcaaccccagccctgctcccttctTCCAAGCGCCAACGTGGGTCCTCTACTCCCACCCCACCAGCTCCATGTCGCGGGTCAACATGGGGGTTCACCTGAGCACCTTCCCCCGGGACGTGGAGAGCTGGACTGAGCCGTGGGTCATCTACGAGGGCCCGAGTGCCTACTCGGACCTGGCTTACATGGAGCTGCCCTACAACGAGGCCTCCATCTCAGGTGGCCCGGCCGTCGCTTTTGCCTGCCTCTACGAGAATGGGACACGATCGCCCTATGAGCAGATCTCCTTCAGCATGTTCTCGCTGCACGACGTGCTCCAAAACATCCCCCTGACGGCCACTGTGTCCCGGCGGGATGGCAGCCCCCCGCGCCATGGGAAGCGGGGGCGAAGGGGCTGCCTTGTCTCCTAg
- the NEU4 gene encoding sialidase-4 isoform X2: protein MGSRYFPARTVLFEKESNGVTYRVPALLYLPCMAKLLAFAEERLSADDAHANLLVLRRGTVYGSYVEWEDMRVLETATLQHHRSMNPCPLYDEFTGTLFLFFITVLGRTPEAYQIVTGQNVTRLCCVTSTDQGLSWSTATDLTQQVIGGAIKDWATFALGPGHGIQLRSGRLLVPAYSYHIDCKECFGQLCKTTPHSFAFYSDDHGQGWRFGEFIPNLQTGECQLVSVDEEDGSNVLYCNARSPLGFRVQALSTDDGAVFHGGQLVQRLVEPPHGCHGSVIGFPAPFVYVPAAPRAPVMPLRGSARRLLPGILPGFRYLPARQPARDDLPATATDSHHEPAEPEEGCPTPGHHGHARGITSARGDPAANPSPAPFFQAPTWVLYSHPTSSMSRVNMGVHLSTFPRDVESWTEPWVIYEGPSAYSDLAYMELPYNEASISGGPAVAFACLYENGTRSPYEQISFSMFSLHDVLQNIPLTATVSRRDGSPPRHGKRGRRGCLVS from the exons ATGGGCTCCCGGTACTTCCCCGCCCGGACCGTGCTCTTCGAGAAGGAGTCCAACGGCGTCACGTACCGCGTGCCCGCGCTGCTCTACCTGCCCTGCATGGCCAAGCTGCTGGCTTTTGCGGAGGAGCGGCTGAGCGCTGACGATGCCCACGCCAATCTGCTGGTGCTGCGCCGTGGCACCGTCTACGGGAGCTACGTGGAG TGGGAAGATATGCGCGTGCTGGAGACGGCGACACTGCAGCACCACCGGTCAATGAACCCCTGCCCGCTCTACGATGAGTTCACCGGcaccctcttcctcttcttcatcaCGGTGCTGGGCAGGACGCCTGAAGCCTACCAGATTGTCACCGGCCAAAACGTCACCCGCCTCTGCTGCGTCACCAGCACCGACCAGGGCCTGAGCTGGAGCACGGCCACGGACCTGACGCAGCAGGTCATTGGTGGGGCCATCAAAg aTTGGGCAACATTTGCGCTGGGCCCCGGGCACGGGATCCAGCTGCGGTCCGGCCGGCTGCTGGTGCCTGCCTACAGCTACCACATCGACTGCAAGGAGTGCTTCGGCCAGCTCTGCAAGACCACCCCTCACTCCTTTGCCTTCTACAGCGACGACCATGGCCAGGGCTGGCGCTTCGGGGAGTTCATCCCCAACCTGCAGACGGGCGAGTGCCAGCTAGTCTCGGTGGATGAGGAGGATGGCTCCAACGTCCTCTACTGCAACGCCCGCAGCCCCTTGGGCTTCAGGGTCCAGGCGCTCAGCACGGACGACGGTGCCGTCTTCCACGGGGGGCAGCTGGTCCAGCGGTTGGTTGAGCCCCCCCATGGCTGTCACGGCAGCGTCATCGGCTTCCCCGCACCTTTTGTGTatgtccctgctgccccccgggCTCCCGTGATGCCCCTTCGGGGCTCAGCTCgccggctgctccctgggataCTCCCGGGGTTTCGGTACCTGCCCGCCCGGCAGCCAGCGCGCGATGACCTGCCTGCCACGGCCACCGATAGCCACCATGAGCCAGCTGAGCCTGAGGAGGGCTGTCCTACCCCAGGGCATCATGGCCATGCCCGTGGCATCACCTCAGCCCGAGGGGATCCTGCAGCcaaccccagccctgctcccttctTCCAAGCGCCAACGTGGGTCCTCTACTCCCACCCCACCAGCTCCATGTCGCGGGTCAACATGGGGGTTCACCTGAGCACCTTCCCCCGGGACGTGGAGAGCTGGACTGAGCCGTGGGTCATCTACGAGGGCCCGAGTGCCTACTCGGACCTGGCTTACATGGAGCTGCCCTACAACGAGGCCTCCATCTCAGGTGGCCCGGCCGTCGCTTTTGCCTGCCTCTACGAGAATGGGACACGATCGCCCTATGAGCAGATCTCCTTCAGCATGTTCTCGCTGCACGACGTGCTCCAAAACATCCCCCTGACGGCCACTGTGTCCCGGCGGGATGGCAGCCCCCCGCGCCATGGGAAGCGGGGGCGAAGGGGCTGCCTTGTCTCCTAg
- the GAL3ST2 gene encoding galactose-3-O-sulfotransferase 2 isoform X4, protein MKSPGCNSRHIKCPIIFSLCLGLIFLSGFFHMKNKNYVILKSHEELLIPSMSCRAKTNVMFLKTHKTASSTILNIMFRFVERYNLTVALPADQLMHLGYPKIFLASFVEEFQAIGQNYNIMCNHLRFNPSEVKKVMAANTFYFSILRNPISLLESSYIYYKDYAPAFRISKDVNEYLASPMKYYHQADYEQNSYARNLMWFDFGYDNNAEDNEKYIEAVLKEIEQNFHLILIADYFDESMILLKHALCWDLDDVIYFKLNSRSQDTVQTLTPESKERIKAWCSLDWKLYLHFNQTFWRIIEETIGLEVLEKEVNHLRTRQKELMETCLSEQEAVGKEHMKSKGLLPFQSGAANILGYNLKQDLDNRTLRTCQKMVMPELQYTSYLYAVQHPHKKRKQLGLPLLWTTFQEKTQLPTSN, encoded by the exons ATGAAGAGCCCTGGGTGCAACTCCAg gcATATCAAATGTCCCATCATTTTCAGCCTTTGCCTGGGACTCATCTTCCTGTCGGGATTCTTCcatatgaagaataaaaattacgT AATCTTGAAGAGCCACGAGGAGCTGCTGATACCTTCCATGTCTTGCCGTGCCAAAACTAACGTCATGTTCCTCAAGACCCACAAGACGGCCAGCAGCACCATCCTGAACATCATGTTCAGGTTCGTGGAGAGGTACAACCTCACTGTCGCCCTCCCAGCTGACCAGCTCATGCACCTGGGCTACCCAAAGATTTTCCTGGCCAGCTTTGTGGAGGAATTTCAAGCCATAGGACAAAACTACAACATCATGTGCAACCACCTGCGGTTTAACCCCTCAGAG GTGAAAAAGGTGATGGCAGCGAACACCTTCTACTTCTCCATCCTGAGGAACCCCATTTCTCTGCTGGAGTCTTCCTACATCTACTACAAGGACTATGCCCCTGCCTTCAGGATCTCCAAGGACGTGAACGAGTACCTGGCATCACCCATGAAGTATTACCATCAGGCGGATTACGAGCAAAACAGCTACGCCAGGAATCTCATGTGGTTTGACTTTGGCTACGATAACAATGCAGAAGACAACGAAAAGTACATCGAGGCAGTCTTGAAAGAGATTGAACAGAACTTCCACCTGATCTTGATAGCAGACTACTTTGATGAGTCCATGATCCTCTTGAAGCATGCTTTGTGCTGGGATCTGGATGACGTGATTTACTTTAAGCTCAATTCCAGAAGCCAGGACACTGTCCAGACCTTAACTCCAGAAAGCAAGGAACGGATAAAAGCGTGGTGCTCGCTGGACTGGAAGCTCTACCTGCACTTCAACCAGACCTTCTGGAGGATAATTGAGGAGACCATAGGACTGGAGGTGCTGGAGAAGGAGGTGAATCACCTGCGAACAAGACAGAAGGAGCTCATGGAGACCTGTCTCtcggagcaggaggcagtggggAAGGAGCACATGAAGAGCAAAGGTCTCCTGCCTTTCCAGTCGGGGGCTGCAAATATCCTTGGGTACAACCTCAAACAAGACTTAGACAACAGGACTCTCAGAACCTGCCAGAAAATGGTTATGCCGGAGCTCCAGTACACGTCCTATCTTTACGCCGTTCAACACCCACACAAGAAGAGGAAGCAGTTAGGCTTGCCTTTGCTGTGGACCACTTTCCAGGAGAAGACGCAGCTCCCAACTTCCAACTAG
- the GAL3ST2 gene encoding galactose-3-O-sulfotransferase 2 isoform X1, giving the protein MASVAQKPHVSHKQTDGSSKHVECSLFSFFSVMEQVKERGSSFLGCLLFLKKNALLVLIMHIKCPIIFSLCLGLIFLSGFFHMKNKNYVILKSHEELLIPSMSCRAKTNVMFLKTHKTASSTILNIMFRFVERYNLTVALPADQLMHLGYPKIFLASFVEEFQAIGQNYNIMCNHLRFNPSEVKKVMAANTFYFSILRNPISLLESSYIYYKDYAPAFRISKDVNEYLASPMKYYHQADYEQNSYARNLMWFDFGYDNNAEDNEKYIEAVLKEIEQNFHLILIADYFDESMILLKHALCWDLDDVIYFKLNSRSQDTVQTLTPESKERIKAWCSLDWKLYLHFNQTFWRIIEETIGLEVLEKEVNHLRTRQKELMETCLSEQEAVGKEHMKSKGLLPFQSGAANILGYNLKQDLDNRTLRTCQKMVMPELQYTSYLYAVQHPHKKRKQLGLPLLWTTFQEKTQLPTSN; this is encoded by the exons ATGGCATCTGTAGCTCAAAAACCGCACGTTAGCCATAAACAAACTGATGGATCAAGCAAGCACGTGGAAtgctccttgttttctttctttagtgtGATGGAACAAGTAAAGGAACGTGGTTCCTCTTTTCTGGGGTGCCTGCTCTTTCTGAAGAAGAACGCATTACTGGTTTTGATCAT gcATATCAAATGTCCCATCATTTTCAGCCTTTGCCTGGGACTCATCTTCCTGTCGGGATTCTTCcatatgaagaataaaaattacgT AATCTTGAAGAGCCACGAGGAGCTGCTGATACCTTCCATGTCTTGCCGTGCCAAAACTAACGTCATGTTCCTCAAGACCCACAAGACGGCCAGCAGCACCATCCTGAACATCATGTTCAGGTTCGTGGAGAGGTACAACCTCACTGTCGCCCTCCCAGCTGACCAGCTCATGCACCTGGGCTACCCAAAGATTTTCCTGGCCAGCTTTGTGGAGGAATTTCAAGCCATAGGACAAAACTACAACATCATGTGCAACCACCTGCGGTTTAACCCCTCAGAG GTGAAAAAGGTGATGGCAGCGAACACCTTCTACTTCTCCATCCTGAGGAACCCCATTTCTCTGCTGGAGTCTTCCTACATCTACTACAAGGACTATGCCCCTGCCTTCAGGATCTCCAAGGACGTGAACGAGTACCTGGCATCACCCATGAAGTATTACCATCAGGCGGATTACGAGCAAAACAGCTACGCCAGGAATCTCATGTGGTTTGACTTTGGCTACGATAACAATGCAGAAGACAACGAAAAGTACATCGAGGCAGTCTTGAAAGAGATTGAACAGAACTTCCACCTGATCTTGATAGCAGACTACTTTGATGAGTCCATGATCCTCTTGAAGCATGCTTTGTGCTGGGATCTGGATGACGTGATTTACTTTAAGCTCAATTCCAGAAGCCAGGACACTGTCCAGACCTTAACTCCAGAAAGCAAGGAACGGATAAAAGCGTGGTGCTCGCTGGACTGGAAGCTCTACCTGCACTTCAACCAGACCTTCTGGAGGATAATTGAGGAGACCATAGGACTGGAGGTGCTGGAGAAGGAGGTGAATCACCTGCGAACAAGACAGAAGGAGCTCATGGAGACCTGTCTCtcggagcaggaggcagtggggAAGGAGCACATGAAGAGCAAAGGTCTCCTGCCTTTCCAGTCGGGGGCTGCAAATATCCTTGGGTACAACCTCAAACAAGACTTAGACAACAGGACTCTCAGAACCTGCCAGAAAATGGTTATGCCGGAGCTCCAGTACACGTCCTATCTTTACGCCGTTCAACACCCACACAAGAAGAGGAAGCAGTTAGGCTTGCCTTTGCTGTGGACCACTTTCCAGGAGAAGACGCAGCTCCCAACTTCCAACTAG
- the GAL3ST2 gene encoding galactose-3-O-sulfotransferase 2 isoform X5, with protein sequence MKNKNYVILKSHEELLIPSMSCRAKTNVMFLKTHKTASSTILNIMFRFVERYNLTVALPADQLMHLGYPKIFLASFVEEFQAIGQNYNIMCNHLRFNPSEVKKVMAANTFYFSILRNPISLLESSYIYYKDYAPAFRISKDVNEYLASPMKYYHQADYEQNSYARNLMWFDFGYDNNAEDNEKYIEAVLKEIEQNFHLILIADYFDESMILLKHALCWDLDDVIYFKLNSRSQDTVQTLTPESKERIKAWCSLDWKLYLHFNQTFWRIIEETIGLEVLEKEVNHLRTRQKELMETCLSEQEAVGKEHMKSKGLLPFQSGAANILGYNLKQDLDNRTLRTCQKMVMPELQYTSYLYAVQHPHKKRKQLGLPLLWTTFQEKTQLPTSN encoded by the exons atgaagaataaaaattacgT AATCTTGAAGAGCCACGAGGAGCTGCTGATACCTTCCATGTCTTGCCGTGCCAAAACTAACGTCATGTTCCTCAAGACCCACAAGACGGCCAGCAGCACCATCCTGAACATCATGTTCAGGTTCGTGGAGAGGTACAACCTCACTGTCGCCCTCCCAGCTGACCAGCTCATGCACCTGGGCTACCCAAAGATTTTCCTGGCCAGCTTTGTGGAGGAATTTCAAGCCATAGGACAAAACTACAACATCATGTGCAACCACCTGCGGTTTAACCCCTCAGAG GTGAAAAAGGTGATGGCAGCGAACACCTTCTACTTCTCCATCCTGAGGAACCCCATTTCTCTGCTGGAGTCTTCCTACATCTACTACAAGGACTATGCCCCTGCCTTCAGGATCTCCAAGGACGTGAACGAGTACCTGGCATCACCCATGAAGTATTACCATCAGGCGGATTACGAGCAAAACAGCTACGCCAGGAATCTCATGTGGTTTGACTTTGGCTACGATAACAATGCAGAAGACAACGAAAAGTACATCGAGGCAGTCTTGAAAGAGATTGAACAGAACTTCCACCTGATCTTGATAGCAGACTACTTTGATGAGTCCATGATCCTCTTGAAGCATGCTTTGTGCTGGGATCTGGATGACGTGATTTACTTTAAGCTCAATTCCAGAAGCCAGGACACTGTCCAGACCTTAACTCCAGAAAGCAAGGAACGGATAAAAGCGTGGTGCTCGCTGGACTGGAAGCTCTACCTGCACTTCAACCAGACCTTCTGGAGGATAATTGAGGAGACCATAGGACTGGAGGTGCTGGAGAAGGAGGTGAATCACCTGCGAACAAGACAGAAGGAGCTCATGGAGACCTGTCTCtcggagcaggaggcagtggggAAGGAGCACATGAAGAGCAAAGGTCTCCTGCCTTTCCAGTCGGGGGCTGCAAATATCCTTGGGTACAACCTCAAACAAGACTTAGACAACAGGACTCTCAGAACCTGCCAGAAAATGGTTATGCCGGAGCTCCAGTACACGTCCTATCTTTACGCCGTTCAACACCCACACAAGAAGAGGAAGCAGTTAGGCTTGCCTTTGCTGTGGACCACTTTCCAGGAGAAGACGCAGCTCCCAACTTCCAACTAG
- the GAL3ST2 gene encoding galactose-3-O-sulfotransferase 2 isoform X2 has product MWMPSTLKQWSSGTVRKHLTVCTGFGWDGVNFLHSGWHIKCPIIFSLCLGLIFLSGFFHMKNKNYVILKSHEELLIPSMSCRAKTNVMFLKTHKTASSTILNIMFRFVERYNLTVALPADQLMHLGYPKIFLASFVEEFQAIGQNYNIMCNHLRFNPSEVKKVMAANTFYFSILRNPISLLESSYIYYKDYAPAFRISKDVNEYLASPMKYYHQADYEQNSYARNLMWFDFGYDNNAEDNEKYIEAVLKEIEQNFHLILIADYFDESMILLKHALCWDLDDVIYFKLNSRSQDTVQTLTPESKERIKAWCSLDWKLYLHFNQTFWRIIEETIGLEVLEKEVNHLRTRQKELMETCLSEQEAVGKEHMKSKGLLPFQSGAANILGYNLKQDLDNRTLRTCQKMVMPELQYTSYLYAVQHPHKKRKQLGLPLLWTTFQEKTQLPTSN; this is encoded by the exons ATGTGGATGCCCAGCACTTTGAAGCAGTGGTCTTCTGGCACAGTGAGGAAGCACTTGACTgtctgtactggttttggctgggatggagttaattttcttcatagtggctG gcATATCAAATGTCCCATCATTTTCAGCCTTTGCCTGGGACTCATCTTCCTGTCGGGATTCTTCcatatgaagaataaaaattacgT AATCTTGAAGAGCCACGAGGAGCTGCTGATACCTTCCATGTCTTGCCGTGCCAAAACTAACGTCATGTTCCTCAAGACCCACAAGACGGCCAGCAGCACCATCCTGAACATCATGTTCAGGTTCGTGGAGAGGTACAACCTCACTGTCGCCCTCCCAGCTGACCAGCTCATGCACCTGGGCTACCCAAAGATTTTCCTGGCCAGCTTTGTGGAGGAATTTCAAGCCATAGGACAAAACTACAACATCATGTGCAACCACCTGCGGTTTAACCCCTCAGAG GTGAAAAAGGTGATGGCAGCGAACACCTTCTACTTCTCCATCCTGAGGAACCCCATTTCTCTGCTGGAGTCTTCCTACATCTACTACAAGGACTATGCCCCTGCCTTCAGGATCTCCAAGGACGTGAACGAGTACCTGGCATCACCCATGAAGTATTACCATCAGGCGGATTACGAGCAAAACAGCTACGCCAGGAATCTCATGTGGTTTGACTTTGGCTACGATAACAATGCAGAAGACAACGAAAAGTACATCGAGGCAGTCTTGAAAGAGATTGAACAGAACTTCCACCTGATCTTGATAGCAGACTACTTTGATGAGTCCATGATCCTCTTGAAGCATGCTTTGTGCTGGGATCTGGATGACGTGATTTACTTTAAGCTCAATTCCAGAAGCCAGGACACTGTCCAGACCTTAACTCCAGAAAGCAAGGAACGGATAAAAGCGTGGTGCTCGCTGGACTGGAAGCTCTACCTGCACTTCAACCAGACCTTCTGGAGGATAATTGAGGAGACCATAGGACTGGAGGTGCTGGAGAAGGAGGTGAATCACCTGCGAACAAGACAGAAGGAGCTCATGGAGACCTGTCTCtcggagcaggaggcagtggggAAGGAGCACATGAAGAGCAAAGGTCTCCTGCCTTTCCAGTCGGGGGCTGCAAATATCCTTGGGTACAACCTCAAACAAGACTTAGACAACAGGACTCTCAGAACCTGCCAGAAAATGGTTATGCCGGAGCTCCAGTACACGTCCTATCTTTACGCCGTTCAACACCCACACAAGAAGAGGAAGCAGTTAGGCTTGCCTTTGCTGTGGACCACTTTCCAGGAGAAGACGCAGCTCCCAACTTCCAACTAG
- the GAL3ST2 gene encoding galactose-3-O-sulfotransferase 2 isoform X3 gives MRCLVQRAAFGFGPCKVWQRHIKCPIIFSLCLGLIFLSGFFHMKNKNYVILKSHEELLIPSMSCRAKTNVMFLKTHKTASSTILNIMFRFVERYNLTVALPADQLMHLGYPKIFLASFVEEFQAIGQNYNIMCNHLRFNPSEVKKVMAANTFYFSILRNPISLLESSYIYYKDYAPAFRISKDVNEYLASPMKYYHQADYEQNSYARNLMWFDFGYDNNAEDNEKYIEAVLKEIEQNFHLILIADYFDESMILLKHALCWDLDDVIYFKLNSRSQDTVQTLTPESKERIKAWCSLDWKLYLHFNQTFWRIIEETIGLEVLEKEVNHLRTRQKELMETCLSEQEAVGKEHMKSKGLLPFQSGAANILGYNLKQDLDNRTLRTCQKMVMPELQYTSYLYAVQHPHKKRKQLGLPLLWTTFQEKTQLPTSN, from the exons ATGAGGTGCTTGGTCCAAAGGGCTGCCTTTGGGTTCGGGCCGTGTAAAGTCTGGCAAAG gcATATCAAATGTCCCATCATTTTCAGCCTTTGCCTGGGACTCATCTTCCTGTCGGGATTCTTCcatatgaagaataaaaattacgT AATCTTGAAGAGCCACGAGGAGCTGCTGATACCTTCCATGTCTTGCCGTGCCAAAACTAACGTCATGTTCCTCAAGACCCACAAGACGGCCAGCAGCACCATCCTGAACATCATGTTCAGGTTCGTGGAGAGGTACAACCTCACTGTCGCCCTCCCAGCTGACCAGCTCATGCACCTGGGCTACCCAAAGATTTTCCTGGCCAGCTTTGTGGAGGAATTTCAAGCCATAGGACAAAACTACAACATCATGTGCAACCACCTGCGGTTTAACCCCTCAGAG GTGAAAAAGGTGATGGCAGCGAACACCTTCTACTTCTCCATCCTGAGGAACCCCATTTCTCTGCTGGAGTCTTCCTACATCTACTACAAGGACTATGCCCCTGCCTTCAGGATCTCCAAGGACGTGAACGAGTACCTGGCATCACCCATGAAGTATTACCATCAGGCGGATTACGAGCAAAACAGCTACGCCAGGAATCTCATGTGGTTTGACTTTGGCTACGATAACAATGCAGAAGACAACGAAAAGTACATCGAGGCAGTCTTGAAAGAGATTGAACAGAACTTCCACCTGATCTTGATAGCAGACTACTTTGATGAGTCCATGATCCTCTTGAAGCATGCTTTGTGCTGGGATCTGGATGACGTGATTTACTTTAAGCTCAATTCCAGAAGCCAGGACACTGTCCAGACCTTAACTCCAGAAAGCAAGGAACGGATAAAAGCGTGGTGCTCGCTGGACTGGAAGCTCTACCTGCACTTCAACCAGACCTTCTGGAGGATAATTGAGGAGACCATAGGACTGGAGGTGCTGGAGAAGGAGGTGAATCACCTGCGAACAAGACAGAAGGAGCTCATGGAGACCTGTCTCtcggagcaggaggcagtggggAAGGAGCACATGAAGAGCAAAGGTCTCCTGCCTTTCCAGTCGGGGGCTGCAAATATCCTTGGGTACAACCTCAAACAAGACTTAGACAACAGGACTCTCAGAACCTGCCAGAAAATGGTTATGCCGGAGCTCCAGTACACGTCCTATCTTTACGCCGTTCAACACCCACACAAGAAGAGGAAGCAGTTAGGCTTGCCTTTGCTGTGGACCACTTTCCAGGAGAAGACGCAGCTCCCAACTTCCAACTAG